CTGAAGGAACAAGCACGAAGGCTCACAAGTTACTGCAAGAATAAGTAAGTACACGTGGAGAAAGTGCATATAAGATAAGAAGGTAAGCAGGCGAGAAGCTCTTGGGTCAGAAGGAATAGAGAGGTTTAAAGTGTGCATTATTAGGAGACAGAACTTGAGGAACTGTACGGTTGGATGTTGGTGATGGTGATGAGTGATAAAGAAGGAGTAGTACATGATATATGGTATCATCCAGAAAGTTTACATAAATTAAAATCATTGAGGGAAACATAAAGAAAAACAATCGGACTAGGTATGTGATACAAGGTAGTGGGGGTTTGGGAAATATGAGATACAGAGGAAGTGGGATGGTGAAAATGTGCAAGGAGAAAAGTAAAAGCCAAACGATAGAAAGAGTAAATTCGATAGTTAAAAGATTCAATAAATTGAGCGGATGGCGACTAAGGATGACGGTATACCGTATCTTTATGCAAACACGGTTGGATAAAGCCATCTCATAAATATTCTTAATTCCAAGTGTTTTCGAGTTTTTTATCCAACATATTTTTGATCTAAAAAGTTTGTATTGAAATATTGACAGATTGAAAAAGACATTTTATAATAAAAATCAATCACAACCAATCATATATAATCACAAACAATCAACAAAATGAGCTTAATCAAGAAAGGGTGATAATATGTTTGCAGAAGAAAGAAAAAGCAAGATTGCAAGGATAATAAAAGAAGGCAAGAGTGTCAGAGTTAATGAGCTTGCAAAATTATTTGGTGTTTCGGAGTCTACTATTCGAAGGGATTTGAATGAGCTTGAAAGTTTGGGAATAATAAAAAGGACCCATGGTGGCGCTATTAACAGTTTTGCTGCAACTTTTGAGTTGTCGTTTGCTGAAAAACAAGATAGATTTGCGAAGGAAAAGGAATATATAGGAAAACTCGCTGCAAGATATATAGAAGATGGAGATACCATAATTCTGGATTCTGGAACCACAACTCAGTATATAGCAAGAAGTATAACAGCTAAAAATGTAACTGTTATAACAAATTCAGTAACTATTGCTTACGAACTTTCAAACAGAGAGGATATTGAAGTAATTATGACAGGAGGAGTAATAAGATCCAAAACAAAAGCTCTGATTGGTGATATTGCACAAAATACCTTGAAGCAGTTCAGATGTAACAAAGCATTTATTGCAGCAAACGGTATTTCTCTTGAATTTGGTGTGACAACTCCGACCTATCTGGAAGCTGCCGTAAAAAGAACAATGATCGAAAATGCAAAAAAGGTATTCTTAGTTGCAGACAGTTCTAAGTTTGGCCAGGTTTCATTTGCTCTGATATGCCCCATTGAAAGGCTGGATTATATTGTTACCGATAAAATGGATGAAAGTCAAAAAAAGGAGTTTAGAGCCCTTGGTGTTGAAGTTATCACAGAATAAATAATAAGGTGGTGTTGAAATTGATATACACCGTTACTTTGAATCCTGCGATTGACATAACAATATATTTAAACAGGCTTGAAAAAGGACAGATAAACAGAAGCAACGGCTATGTGATAGACGCCGGTGGCAAGGGAATAAATGTATCCAAGGTTATAAAGGTACTTGGTGAAGAGTCGGTTGCTTTGGGTTTTCTTGGCAAAGAGAATAGCGGGTGGTTTTTGGAGTATCTTCAGAGGTTTAGTATAGAAAATGATTTTGTATTTGTAAATGGGCTTACCAGGACAAATATAAA
The DNA window shown above is from Fervidobacterium changbaicum and carries:
- a CDS encoding DeoR/GlpR family DNA-binding transcription regulator, which encodes MFAEERKSKIARIIKEGKSVRVNELAKLFGVSESTIRRDLNELESLGIIKRTHGGAINSFAATFELSFAEKQDRFAKEKEYIGKLAARYIEDGDTIILDSGTTTQYIARSITAKNVTVITNSVTIAYELSNREDIEVIMTGGVIRSKTKALIGDIAQNTLKQFRCNKAFIAANGISLEFGVTTPTYLEAAVKRTMIENAKKVFLVADSSKFGQVSFALICPIERLDYIVTDKMDESQKKEFRALGVEVITE